From Paenibacillus polymyxa, the proteins below share one genomic window:
- the kduI gene encoding 5-dehydro-4-deoxy-D-glucuronate isomerase yields the protein MEMRYSTHPEHAKHFTTEELRQHYLIQELFVPEEVKLVYTHEDRVIIGGIHPVNKSVALEGSDQIKAETFLERRELGVFNVGGSGTVKVDGETYELATKDCLYVGKGAKKLIFESDSSEKPAKFYIVSALAHTTYPTTKQSFADVPSESLGSQETANNRTLRRFIHDEGIQSCQLVMGMTTLENGSVWNSMPTHVHDRRMEVYFYFELDENARMFHLMGEPNETRHLVMKNDEAVISPPWSIHCGAATGSYTFIWGMAGENKTYKDMDQVAMSELR from the coding sequence ATGGAAATGCGTTATTCAACTCATCCCGAACATGCCAAGCATTTTACGACTGAAGAGTTGCGTCAGCACTATCTGATCCAGGAGCTTTTTGTACCTGAGGAAGTAAAGCTGGTCTATACGCATGAAGATCGTGTCATTATCGGGGGCATTCATCCCGTGAATAAATCTGTTGCACTGGAAGGTAGCGATCAAATCAAAGCGGAAACTTTCCTGGAACGCCGTGAACTGGGTGTTTTTAATGTCGGCGGCAGCGGTACGGTCAAGGTGGATGGTGAAACTTACGAGCTGGCCACAAAAGACTGTCTCTACGTAGGTAAAGGTGCTAAGAAGTTGATCTTTGAAAGCGATTCCAGCGAAAAGCCTGCGAAATTTTATATCGTTTCAGCCTTGGCTCATACCACGTATCCAACGACGAAGCAGTCTTTTGCCGATGTGCCGTCTGAAAGTCTGGGTTCGCAAGAAACAGCCAATAACCGTACGTTACGTCGCTTTATCCATGACGAAGGCATTCAAAGCTGCCAGCTGGTTATGGGGATGACCACGTTGGAGAACGGCAGTGTGTGGAACTCCATGCCGACACATGTTCATGACCGTCGCATGGAAGTGTATTTCTATTTTGAACTGGACGAAAACGCCAGAATGTTCCACCTGATGGGTGAGCCGAACGAAACACGCCATCTGGTCATGAAAAATGATGAAGCCGTTATTTCTCCGCCTTGGTCTATCCATTGCGGTGCAGCTACAGGCAGCTATACCTTCATTTGGGGCATGGCCGGTGAAAATAAAACATACAAGGACATGGATCAGGTAGCCATGAGCGAGTTGCGTTAA
- a CDS encoding RNA polymerase sigma factor — translation MQSNRELFDLYQRDVYRTCYYMVHNASDAEDLTQEVFITLFRSNHEHIEQLKAWIMKVTVNHCLNHLKRQKSLHLKVAANPHLFTGTEGKPVDRQVEERESAEEWAIYMNRLPAKIRAVLTLRYMHDFTLAEISKLLEIPLGTVKSRTHKGLKLMEQILREAGAQIPKLEGENYEQRRKGIEA, via the coding sequence TTGCAAAGTAACCGAGAGTTGTTTGATCTATATCAACGGGATGTATACCGAACCTGCTATTACATGGTCCATAATGCCTCGGATGCAGAGGATTTAACACAGGAAGTATTTATTACTCTGTTTCGCAGTAATCACGAGCACATCGAGCAACTAAAAGCCTGGATCATGAAAGTTACGGTCAATCATTGTCTGAACCATCTTAAACGCCAAAAAAGCCTGCATTTGAAGGTAGCGGCTAATCCCCATCTCTTTACTGGAACAGAAGGCAAGCCTGTGGACAGGCAGGTGGAGGAACGCGAGTCCGCTGAGGAATGGGCCATTTACATGAACCGCCTTCCGGCCAAAATCCGTGCTGTGCTGACACTTCGCTATATGCATGATTTCACGCTAGCGGAAATCTCGAAACTGCTGGAAATCCCGCTGGGAACCGTCAAATCCAGGACACACAAAGGACTAAAGTTAATGGAGCAAATACTGCGGGAGGCTGGTGCACAGATTCCCAAGCTGGAAGGAGAGAACTATGAACAACGTAGAAAAGGTATTGAAGCGTAA
- a CDS encoding sugar kinase — MTATLDAVTFGEPMAMFYANEAGSLDEVRSFTKALAGAETNVSAGLSRLGLRAGLVTKLGKDTFGKFIADALRQEKIDTQNVMFTKDHSTGMLIKSKVTSGDPEVEYFRRHSAASTLSIADFNEAYFAGARHLHFTGISVALSPECRDFARHAKQFMKKAGKTVSFDPNLRPKLWPDTQTMVEAINEASEGCDWLLPGIHEGKILTGYTSPEDIASFYLDRGTSLVIIKLGTEGAYYKSADAEGYVKRFRVDHVVDTVGAGDGFAAGVISALLEGLPLAEAVKRGNALGALAVMSAGDMDGYPTRAELESFLLSASTN; from the coding sequence ATGACCGCAACATTGGATGCTGTTACCTTTGGAGAACCCATGGCTATGTTTTACGCCAATGAAGCAGGCTCTCTGGATGAGGTGCGTTCATTTACCAAAGCGCTGGCCGGGGCGGAGACGAATGTTTCGGCCGGTTTGTCGCGTTTGGGGCTACGAGCTGGACTCGTGACCAAGCTCGGCAAGGATACGTTCGGCAAGTTCATTGCCGATGCACTGCGTCAGGAGAAGATTGACACCCAAAATGTTATGTTTACCAAAGACCACTCTACCGGGATGCTGATTAAATCCAAAGTTACCAGCGGCGACCCTGAGGTCGAATATTTTCGCAGGCATTCCGCCGCTTCCACACTAAGCATTGCTGATTTTAACGAAGCTTATTTTGCCGGGGCTCGCCACCTACACTTTACAGGTATTTCTGTCGCACTTTCCCCTGAATGCCGCGACTTCGCTCGACATGCGAAGCAGTTTATGAAAAAGGCAGGCAAAACCGTATCCTTCGATCCTAACCTCAGACCCAAGTTATGGCCTGACACACAAACGATGGTGGAGGCGATTAACGAAGCATCCGAGGGTTGCGATTGGCTGCTGCCAGGCATCCATGAGGGTAAAATACTAACAGGCTATACTTCGCCTGAAGATATCGCTTCGTTCTACCTCGATCGCGGCACCTCGCTGGTGATCATCAAGCTGGGAACCGAAGGCGCCTATTACAAATCCGCAGATGCAGAGGGATATGTCAAGCGTTTCCGCGTAGATCATGTCGTGGATACTGTCGGCGCAGGTGACGGCTTTGCCGCAGGTGTGATCAGCGCGCTGCTGGAGGGATTACCCCTGGCTGAAGCGGTCAAGCGTGGTAATGCACTTGGTGCGCTGGCTGTCATGTCCGCTGGAGACATGGACGGCTATCCGACACGAGCCGAATTGGAATCTTTTTTGCTCAGCGCCAGCACGAATTAG
- a CDS encoding LacI family DNA-binding transcriptional regulator, with the protein MKKPTIEDVAQKAGVSKSTVSQFLNKRYKYMSDQTKDRIAEVIQELNYQPNGLARSLKQNRTFMVGVIVANIDYTLSIQSIRAIEEELQRFGIQVIICNADENPDKESQYIEMLKARQVDGLIIFPTGKHADIYNQLIREKYPLVFLDRLVDGVNTRSLLLDNEMAIKLAIQELVAHKHERIALITLPLGLNRITPRVERLSGYKKALEEHGLPFREEYMHSVPREEIQQTLKELFQLPEPPTALLAGNDIVLAEALKYVNARRIRIPAELSIIGIDDAEFAHIYNPPITTITQPIADMGKQAAKTLLSSIEEGGESVPIIYRFVPDINRGESVKTL; encoded by the coding sequence ATGAAGAAGCCGACGATTGAAGATGTTGCCCAGAAGGCGGGAGTGTCTAAAAGCACTGTCTCGCAATTTCTGAACAAACGATATAAATATATGAGCGACCAAACCAAAGACCGGATCGCCGAGGTTATTCAAGAGCTGAACTATCAGCCTAACGGGCTAGCCCGTAGCTTGAAGCAAAACCGGACGTTTATGGTGGGAGTCATTGTAGCCAACATTGATTATACGCTGTCGATTCAGTCTATCCGTGCGATTGAGGAGGAATTGCAGCGCTTTGGCATACAGGTGATTATTTGCAACGCCGATGAAAACCCTGACAAGGAAAGTCAGTATATTGAGATGCTCAAGGCCCGTCAAGTGGATGGCTTAATCATTTTCCCGACAGGAAAGCATGCAGACATTTACAACCAGCTCATTCGTGAAAAATATCCATTGGTGTTTTTGGACCGCTTGGTGGACGGTGTCAATACACGTAGCCTGCTGTTGGATAACGAAATGGCGATTAAGCTGGCGATTCAGGAACTTGTGGCTCACAAGCATGAACGAATTGCACTGATTACCTTGCCCCTTGGTTTGAATCGGATTACTCCACGAGTGGAGCGGCTCAGCGGATATAAGAAGGCGCTGGAGGAGCATGGCTTGCCATTTCGTGAAGAATATATGCACAGTGTGCCGAGAGAAGAAATCCAGCAGACATTGAAGGAGCTGTTCCAACTGCCGGAGCCGCCGACTGCATTGTTGGCCGGGAATGATATCGTGTTGGCTGAGGCGTTAAAGTATGTGAATGCTCGCCGTATACGCATTCCGGCAGAGCTGTCCATTATCGGGATTGACGATGCGGAGTTTGCTCATATTTACAATCCGCCAATTACGACCATTACACAACCGATTGCGGATATGGGGAAGCAGGCGGCAAAAACGTTGCTGTCCAGCATTGAGGAAGGCGGCGAGTCGGTTCCGATTATTTACCGATTTGTGCCGGATATCAATCGAGGAGAATCTGTCAAAACGCTGTAG
- a CDS encoding DUF4179 domain-containing protein, with protein MNNVEKVLKRKLNEDSEIAYPDFDEMWNRMEQAGYTAPTLTDASDSFTPHQHRNWRKIAIAASLSALLVAVPVYAAIHYNWGNLLHGRSGIETALAQDLGQPLEQSVTKDGIKLTLHTAIVDENRTVILYSLEVGKRADNEFWNVKGVSLKNAAGKSSEGEYSFQQWDEKNQRYNGYFESDWTPQQETENVRLAVDHIELTSVQELDLPLDITSPQKQTFRLDRNGLQDMKVQVFEQGKDKLMLSSAITFDSSIPKEWDNPQIIAYKDGKPVNPQSGGTFGTPGENGEYTAQQYFTKGDIPEGQTTFKLQYAQTEKSIHEPLNFDLQLSKKKMESGTIKSVLNTPLENGNPNFMLEQMIVTPTQIRVTIRSEKKFAMLPYQKYFLSVNGTTLEGNRWSSPDQDHDLNTIRFERPAHLAITRDTPITFTGKYKVTTHSDDKTPQHLTDISEQKQTITTQIGGYPVKWTYYKQGADLFVETESEDTHFGGINQTHMGLGKERMIGKPITANFAGDGNNKAVDVYKNFKGKEASIYMFYYTTDEPEAETSVPLQPLTSNSQASK; from the coding sequence ATGAACAACGTAGAAAAGGTATTGAAGCGTAAGCTAAATGAAGATTCGGAAATAGCCTATCCTGACTTCGATGAGATGTGGAACCGGATGGAACAGGCAGGATATACTGCCCCTACGCTAACCGATGCCTCCGATTCATTCACTCCACACCAACATAGAAATTGGCGCAAAATAGCCATCGCTGCCTCCCTGAGCGCACTTCTCGTTGCCGTTCCCGTCTATGCCGCCATTCATTATAATTGGGGCAATCTGCTGCACGGAAGAAGTGGAATTGAGACAGCATTAGCTCAAGACCTGGGACAGCCATTAGAACAGTCTGTCACCAAAGACGGAATAAAGCTGACGTTGCATACCGCTATTGTTGATGAGAACCGGACTGTAATTCTGTACAGCCTGGAGGTTGGAAAACGCGCAGACAACGAGTTTTGGAATGTCAAAGGGGTATCGCTTAAAAATGCTGCGGGAAAAAGTAGTGAAGGGGAGTATAGCTTCCAACAATGGGATGAGAAAAACCAACGCTATAACGGCTACTTTGAAAGCGATTGGACACCGCAGCAAGAAACAGAAAACGTGCGGCTGGCCGTGGATCATATTGAGCTTACCAGCGTTCAGGAATTGGATTTGCCGCTCGATATCACATCGCCTCAGAAACAGACTTTCAGGCTAGATCGTAACGGTCTACAAGATATGAAGGTACAGGTATTCGAACAAGGTAAGGACAAGCTGATGCTGTCATCAGCAATTACCTTCGATTCCTCCATACCAAAAGAATGGGACAATCCGCAAATTATTGCCTACAAAGATGGGAAGCCTGTGAACCCCCAATCTGGAGGGACATTTGGTACACCCGGTGAGAACGGAGAATACACAGCCCAGCAGTATTTTACTAAAGGGGATATACCAGAAGGGCAGACTACTTTTAAACTGCAATATGCACAAACGGAGAAAAGTATACATGAACCCCTAAACTTTGACCTGCAGCTAAGCAAGAAGAAAATGGAGAGCGGGACGATTAAAAGTGTGCTGAATACCCCCTTGGAGAACGGTAATCCGAATTTCATGCTGGAACAAATGATTGTGACACCGACACAAATCCGTGTCACGATCAGAAGCGAAAAGAAATTCGCCATGTTGCCTTATCAAAAATATTTTCTTTCTGTGAACGGCACAACGTTAGAGGGTAATCGTTGGTCTTCACCAGATCAGGACCACGATCTGAATACGATCCGTTTTGAACGGCCGGCCCATCTTGCGATTACCCGAGATACTCCCATTACTTTTACAGGCAAATACAAGGTTACGACTCATTCGGATGACAAAACGCCGCAGCATTTGACTGATATTTCTGAGCAAAAGCAGACGATAACGACGCAAATCGGCGGCTATCCTGTGAAGTGGACCTACTACAAACAAGGAGCAGATTTATTCGTAGAAACCGAAAGTGAGGATACTCACTTTGGAGGGATCAACCAGACGCATATGGGTCTGGGGAAAGAACGGATGATTGGCAAGCCGATCACAGCCAACTTCGCCGGAGACGGCAATAATAAGGCAGTCGATGTCTACAAGAACTTCAAGGGAAAGGAAGCTTCTATTTATATGTTCTACTATACAACGGACGAACCTGAAGCAGAGACGAGCGTACCCTTGCAGCCATTGACTAGCAACAGCCAAGCATCTAAATAA
- the kduD gene encoding 2-dehydro-3-deoxy-D-gluconate 5-dehydrogenase KduD: MGLDDFSLDFFSLKGKTAIVTGGNSGLGQGYSVALAKAGANLFIVANNDDYEETRRLLEPTGVKFAFHQADLTEKASIKKLVEECVKEFGKIDILVNNAGTIRRAPLLEYKDEDWDAVMEINLNAVYHLSQEVAKIMVEQKSGKIINVASMLAFQGGKFVPPYTASKHAVAGITKAFANELAVHNVQINAIAPGYIATANTAPIRADESRNQEILSRIPAGRWGDPSDLMGVVVFLASQGSDYMNGHILAVDGGWLVR; this comes from the coding sequence ATGGGTCTGGACGATTTTTCATTGGATTTTTTCAGTCTAAAAGGTAAAACGGCGATTGTAACAGGAGGCAACAGTGGATTAGGTCAAGGATATTCCGTAGCTTTGGCCAAGGCAGGCGCAAACCTGTTCATTGTAGCTAACAATGATGATTATGAAGAAACAAGACGTCTGCTGGAGCCAACGGGTGTGAAGTTTGCTTTTCACCAGGCTGACCTGACTGAGAAAGCATCCATTAAAAAACTTGTAGAAGAGTGTGTCAAGGAATTTGGCAAAATTGATATCCTTGTCAATAACGCGGGTACGATCCGCCGCGCTCCTTTGCTGGAGTATAAAGATGAAGATTGGGACGCTGTTATGGAAATCAACCTGAATGCTGTATACCATTTGAGCCAGGAAGTGGCGAAGATAATGGTAGAGCAAAAAAGCGGGAAGATTATTAATGTCGCTTCTATGCTTGCTTTCCAGGGCGGCAAGTTCGTTCCGCCATATACAGCAAGCAAGCACGCAGTAGCTGGTATAACCAAGGCATTTGCGAACGAACTGGCGGTTCATAACGTTCAGATTAATGCGATTGCTCCTGGTTATATTGCTACAGCGAACACAGCTCCAATTCGTGCGGATGAAAGTCGCAATCAAGAGATTTTGTCACGTATTCCTGCGGGTCGTTGGGGTGATCCGTCTGACCTGATGGGGGTTGTTGTTTTCCTCGCCAGTCAGGGTTCGGACTACATGAATGGTCATATCTTGGCGGTGGATGGCGGCTGGCTGGTACGTTAA
- a CDS encoding acryloyl-CoA reductase, whose product MTQSFHALVVDQTQDGEVQAEVRSLETGSLPAGEVLIRVAYSSINYKDGLAARKDGNIVKAYPFVPGIDCSGTVVSSEDSRFSEGQAVLVTGYGLGVSQFGGFSQYARVPADWVVPLPDGLTLREAMIFGTAGFTAALSLYRLEQNGVEPEKGKVLVTGATGGVGGAAIALLHKRGYHVVASSGKAESHDYLKALGAAEVISREEVYDGAESIRPLGKQLWQAAVDPVGGKPLASLLSQIAYNGSVAVSGLTAGTKLPTTVLPFILRGVNLLGIDSVFCPYDTRVAIWKQLGSDWKPEQLEQLVEREIGLADLPSALEDILAARSQGRTIVRLAD is encoded by the coding sequence ATGACTCAGTCATTTCATGCCCTTGTCGTCGATCAGACGCAGGACGGTGAAGTTCAAGCAGAGGTTCGTTCTTTGGAAACTGGCAGTTTACCTGCTGGAGAGGTATTGATTCGTGTCGCTTATTCCAGCATCAACTATAAAGACGGGCTTGCCGCCCGCAAGGATGGCAATATTGTCAAAGCCTATCCATTCGTACCCGGCATAGATTGCTCGGGAACTGTCGTCTCCTCGGAGGATAGCCGCTTTAGCGAGGGACAAGCGGTACTCGTTACAGGCTACGGGCTAGGTGTGTCTCAATTCGGAGGATTCAGCCAATACGCGCGTGTGCCTGCGGACTGGGTAGTTCCGCTTCCAGACGGACTCACGCTGAGAGAGGCGATGATTTTCGGGACAGCCGGATTTACCGCAGCCCTGTCGTTATATCGGCTAGAGCAAAACGGCGTTGAACCGGAGAAGGGCAAGGTGCTCGTCACCGGAGCAACGGGTGGCGTAGGCGGTGCAGCCATTGCCTTGCTGCACAAGAGGGGCTACCATGTCGTAGCCAGCAGCGGCAAAGCCGAATCGCATGATTACCTCAAGGCGCTCGGAGCAGCCGAGGTTATTTCGCGTGAGGAGGTCTACGACGGTGCCGAGAGCATCCGACCGCTAGGCAAGCAGCTTTGGCAAGCGGCTGTAGACCCTGTAGGCGGAAAGCCGCTCGCTTCGCTGCTTAGCCAGATCGCCTACAACGGCTCTGTTGCCGTGAGCGGCCTGACAGCAGGCACCAAGCTGCCTACGACGGTGCTGCCGTTTATTTTGCGCGGTGTAAATCTGCTGGGCATAGACTCTGTCTTTTGCCCCTATGACACCCGCGTAGCGATCTGGAAGCAGCTCGGCAGTGACTGGAAGCCGGAGCAGCTGGAACAGCTCGTTGAGCGCGAAATTGGCTTGGCTGACCTGCCAAGCGCGCTCGAAGACATCCTGGCAGCCCGCTCACAGGGTAGAACGATTGTACGGCTAGCTGATTAA
- a CDS encoding MATE family efflux transporter yields MTTRALKNGSVLSEAKELNLFRLTWPIFLELFLFMLMGSVDTFMLSSVSDNAVSGVGASNQIISIAILVLEVIGNGAAIVVAQYIGSKKLVEAAQVTGTAITLNLMVGLLLSVIFLVFGTHMLQWLNVQGDILTYAESYMSIVGGAIFLQALINSLAATIRTHGFTKETMYVSVFMNVIHVVGNYVLILGHWGMPALGVEGAAISTVGSRFICLLIFFWLMYRVTEVRVEWKYYVHLSKKFISKILRIGVPSALESIMYQSCQLIFTLYVTYLGAEAMATRQYANNISSYIYLFSMAVGMGTAIVVGRLVGAREKDTAYKRVLSSVKWALLVTVIIDAIVIFFRVPLLGLFTENPEIIRLGAQVILLSILLETGRTTNIVIINSLRAAGDAKFPVFMGLISMVCMSLPLGYLLVFKLDMGLAGVWLAIAADEWTRAVIMYARWRSRLWEKHSLVEHDTPDQPATPVPAH; encoded by the coding sequence ATGACAACCAGAGCACTAAAAAATGGTTCGGTATTGTCCGAAGCCAAGGAACTGAATTTGTTCCGTTTGACATGGCCTATTTTCCTTGAATTGTTCCTGTTTATGCTAATGGGAAGCGTCGATACATTCATGCTCAGCTCTGTATCTGATAATGCAGTGTCGGGTGTGGGCGCATCCAATCAAATTATTTCAATCGCTATCCTTGTACTGGAGGTTATCGGCAACGGCGCTGCTATCGTCGTAGCTCAATATATCGGTTCTAAGAAACTAGTCGAAGCGGCCCAGGTGACGGGTACGGCCATTACTCTGAATTTAATGGTAGGTCTTTTGCTAAGCGTCATTTTTCTTGTGTTTGGTACTCATATGTTGCAATGGCTGAATGTCCAGGGTGATATTCTGACTTATGCGGAATCCTATATGAGTATCGTCGGTGGGGCCATTTTCCTTCAGGCATTGATTAACTCGCTGGCGGCGACCATTCGTACGCACGGTTTTACCAAAGAAACGATGTATGTATCGGTTTTTATGAACGTGATCCACGTGGTCGGCAACTATGTTTTGATTTTGGGACATTGGGGAATGCCTGCACTCGGTGTAGAGGGTGCTGCTATTTCTACAGTAGGTAGCCGCTTTATTTGTCTCTTGATCTTCTTCTGGCTGATGTACCGGGTAACTGAGGTCCGTGTCGAGTGGAAATATTACGTCCATTTATCCAAAAAATTTATCTCAAAAATATTGCGTATTGGTGTACCATCCGCGCTGGAGTCCATCATGTATCAGTCGTGTCAGCTCATATTCACACTGTACGTGACCTATCTGGGCGCAGAAGCAATGGCGACACGTCAATATGCCAATAATATTTCGAGCTATATTTATTTGTTCAGTATGGCAGTTGGTATGGGAACAGCTATCGTAGTGGGAAGACTCGTGGGAGCCAGAGAGAAGGATACGGCTTATAAACGTGTATTGAGCAGTGTGAAATGGGCGCTGCTCGTGACTGTGATCATTGATGCGATAGTTATCTTTTTCCGTGTACCCTTGCTCGGTTTGTTTACGGAAAACCCTGAGATTATTCGTTTGGGTGCACAGGTTATTTTACTTAGCATTCTGCTGGAAACTGGCCGGACGACGAATATCGTCATTATTAACTCGTTGCGTGCTGCTGGAGATGCCAAGTTCCCGGTCTTTATGGGCCTGATCTCCATGGTCTGCATGAGCTTGCCGCTGGGTTATCTGCTGGTATTCAAGCTGGATATGGGACTGGCTGGTGTATGGCTGGCGATTGCTGCTGATGAATGGACTCGTGCTGTCATCATGTATGCCCGCTGGAGAAGCCGATTATGGGAGAAGCATTCGCTGGTCGAGCACGATACACCAGATCAGCCTGCAACGCCTGTTCCGGCGCACTAA
- a CDS encoding carbohydrate ABC transporter permease has product MKTSRRTNWPVLILVALGTIFILFPLYMTVTIALKNPEQMAHSAFAFPTELHWENFSRAVEMTHFFSAFQNSVMVTTSTVILTLLTNSMVAYAIARNMQRRFFKGLYFYFVSAMFIPFPIIMLPIVKLASGLHMTNLLGLIVLHTVYGLAFNVFVYVGYIRSIPVALEEAATVDGATTWGTFWRIIFPLMAPISATVGILTCLSTYNDFLLPLIIISDAEQYTLPLVQYVFQGQFNTDFNLAFASYLMALLPMIIVYLIAQKWIINGVTQGSVK; this is encoded by the coding sequence ATGAAAACAAGCAGACGTACCAACTGGCCTGTGCTGATTCTGGTAGCGTTGGGGACAATATTTATCCTGTTTCCCCTCTATATGACGGTGACGATTGCACTCAAAAATCCCGAGCAGATGGCGCATTCCGCCTTTGCCTTTCCGACGGAGCTGCATTGGGAAAATTTTAGTCGTGCAGTGGAAATGACCCATTTTTTCAGTGCTTTTCAGAATAGTGTGATGGTGACAACATCGACGGTCATACTCACTTTGCTCACCAACTCGATGGTTGCTTATGCCATTGCTCGCAATATGCAGCGGCGTTTTTTCAAAGGATTATATTTTTACTTTGTCAGCGCCATGTTTATTCCGTTCCCGATCATCATGCTGCCGATTGTAAAGCTGGCCTCGGGGCTGCATATGACCAATCTGTTGGGTCTCATTGTGCTGCATACGGTGTATGGTTTGGCGTTTAATGTCTTCGTGTATGTCGGTTATATTCGTTCGATTCCAGTGGCATTGGAAGAGGCAGCCACGGTAGATGGTGCGACGACATGGGGGACATTTTGGCGTATTATATTTCCGCTGATGGCGCCGATTAGTGCTACAGTGGGGATTCTCACTTGTTTGTCCACATATAATGACTTTTTGCTGCCGCTCATTATTATCAGCGATGCGGAGCAATATACATTGCCGCTCGTCCAGTATGTGTTCCAGGGACAGTTCAATACTGACTTTAATCTGGCCTTTGCCTCGTACTTGATGGCCTTGCTGCCGATGATTATTGTCTATCTGATTGCACAAAAATGGATTATTAATGGTGTTACGCAAGGTTCTGTAAAATAA
- a CDS encoding bifunctional 2-keto-4-hydroxyglutarate aldolase/2-keto-3-deoxy-6-phosphogluconate aldolase: MTKKKVLEHITSVGVVAVIRGNTAEEAYQMSKACIEGGLDNIELTFTTPDADQVIRRLRDEFKDRAVIGAGTVLESLTARIAILAGAEFVVSPSFEEETAKLCNLYAIPYMPGCMTLNEIKEAMKLGSDVVKLFPGNTMGADFVKAVRGPMPHVQIMPTGGVDLDNMETWLRNGCVAVGIGGNLTAPAKEGRYDLITENAARYVAKYKEVRAAL; encoded by the coding sequence ATGACGAAAAAGAAAGTTTTGGAACATATTACTTCGGTTGGTGTTGTCGCAGTCATTCGGGGAAACACAGCGGAGGAAGCGTATCAAATGTCCAAAGCCTGTATTGAAGGCGGCTTGGATAATATTGAGCTTACGTTTACCACGCCAGATGCGGATCAGGTCATTCGAAGATTGAGAGACGAATTTAAGGATCGGGCCGTTATTGGTGCAGGAACTGTACTGGAGTCACTGACGGCGAGAATCGCTATTCTGGCTGGAGCAGAGTTTGTTGTGAGTCCTTCTTTTGAAGAAGAAACAGCGAAGCTATGCAATTTGTACGCTATTCCTTATATGCCTGGCTGCATGACGCTGAATGAGATCAAGGAAGCCATGAAATTGGGTAGTGATGTTGTGAAGTTGTTCCCGGGCAATACGATGGGGGCGGACTTTGTTAAGGCCGTGAGAGGGCCAATGCCTCACGTGCAGATTATGCCAACCGGTGGCGTTGATCTGGATAATATGGAAACCTGGCTGCGTAACGGCTGTGTGGCCGTGGGAATTGGAGGCAATTTGACGGCTCCAGCCAAGGAAGGTCGCTACGACTTGATCACAGAAAATGCAGCGCGTTATGTGGCTAAATACAAAGAAGTACGTGCAGCGTTGTAG